TCTTGCATAAATTTCTTGCAGACTGGGCGAATTTCCTTGCTGAGTGTTGCGGAAAACATCATAACTTGCTTATCATGGGGAGTCATCTTGAAAATGTCTTGAACATCTTTCCTCATATCTGGAGAAACAATAGAAGGAACAATAAAAACCATAcgaaagtaaaattaaaaacagtAGAGTGGCCAGTCAGCAATGAAACATACCCAGTGATTCCAGCATCTTGTCACATTCATCTAATATGAAATGTCTCAcattcttcaaagaaagatcctTATCCCTAGTCAATGCTAGTATTCTTCCAGGTGTTCCGACAACAATATGAGGGCACTCATTTTTCAGCAGATCCTTGTGAACTTTGATGTTGACCCCACCATAAAAGACAGCAACCTTGAGATCGGGTAAATAGGTACTGAACCTCTCAAACTCATGGCATATCTGCATTAAAGAGGTTGCAAAACTTAAACCGGATACAACTAGAATACCATGCTCGATAATTTTGATGTATCACGTCGCCCATGAGTACCTGGTATGCTAATTCTCTAGTATGGCACAGAACAAGAGCAGAAACTTGGCCAGGAACGGGATCAATCTGCTGCAGAGTCGAGAGAACAAAGACAGCAGTCTTTCCCATTCCAGATTTCGCTTGGCAAATCACATCCATTCCTAGAATTGCTTGAGGGATGCACTCATGTTGCACTGATGATGAAGCAAATAAAACAGGGCCGAAGGAACCGAGTGTAAGTAAAATAAACCTTTTTCTGAcgcttttaatttcatttgataGCTTTACCAAAGCAAGTTAGTTCTCCAAAACAAGATTTGTGATACAATTATTAcctgaaaaaagaaacaaataaataaacataatgatACAGTAGACACATGTGTAACATATATTCAACTACTCTGCCGAAAGCTAAAACCCCCCAAAATCCAAATTTGTAAGGGACGGTGAGGAAACAAATTAAGGGCATCAAACAATTTTATGATGAAAGAAAAGGCAGATTACATGTTTTGTAACAATAGCTATAATAACCATTACAAGTCTAAAATACCCCAAAATCATCCTAATAACAGCAGCTACAGCCAAACCTAGAAAAACAATAACTGTAAATGAACAATAAAGGTAACTTGCCTTCGGAAGGATGCTCAAATCCCGAGTCCACAATAGCCCGAAGTAGCTCTGGCTTCAGAAGAAAGTCTCTGAATCCTGAACTGTGAATTCCAACATAGCCCCtgcaaaagaaatttaaaaaaaataaaaaggaaattaatacCAAAAAAACAGCAATCGTAGATTTATTATGCCTTAACTCAAGAAAATCGTACACTTACTTCTTGGTAGCTTCGCCGTTGACTTTAGCTCCGACGGAGTCGGGAGCcttgtcttcttcctcctcGTAGTCAATAAGCTCTTCCTCGTATGCTTCGTCCTTGGTTTCTCCCATTATCTGCGAATCACGGAGTCAATTAAATCAGAACTTGAAACGGAATATTATGAAAATCGAGTGGGTAATTGAGCTAGGGTTTTGCCCTACATAAAGATTTGTAGGGTTTTGGAATAGGGAAATACCTGCGAGATGAAGGATCGAAAAGAAGATTGGAAGGTTGGGTGTTAGGGTTAGAGATAGGATTGAGAGAGAGAGACTGCAAAGTAAATTGTTAGATGAAAAACAATTTGGGGAAAAGAAACTGAGAGAGCGAAACCTCCACGGAACGAGCGAGTCGCAGTTAGTGGATGAGCGAGTGACAATAGGGTTAATGGGCACAAGCTTTTTTATAGAAAGCCGTCACCGCCTTGTTTATTGTATCACCCCGTATTTTTTAAgattggatatatatatatatatatatatatatatatatatatatattataacaattcttttataatttggttttaatataaaattatatttttaaattgcgataataatttatgttataattaaGGTTATTCTAAtcagttaattttaaaaaaatattgaactttaattcaaaagtaaagaaaaaagttgacatattaaaatacatattaagatcaaattagtatataatatataaaatataaataagatggATTATGTGAGGATCTAAAATAGTTttggttttaagaaataaaactttattattttattattaaaagtattatgaATAGAgtttttttcaatgaaatttcatcgtataactattttttaattttttaaaatttacaatttgtttttatttatatttttaacttcatttatttgaatattagaGATATAGTAAGAGTTATAGTTAAGTGCtacaattaataaaagttttaaat
This DNA window, taken from Vigna radiata var. radiata cultivar VC1973A chromosome 5, Vradiata_ver6, whole genome shotgun sequence, encodes the following:
- the LOC106762123 gene encoding DEAD-box ATP-dependent RNA helicase 56, with the translated sequence MGETKDEAYEEELIDYEEEEDKAPDSVGAKVNGEATKKGYVGIHSSGFRDFLLKPELLRAIVDSGFEHPSEVQHECIPQAILGMDVICQAKSGMGKTAVFVLSTLQQIDPVPGQVSALVLCHTRELAYQICHEFERFSTYLPDLKVAVFYGGVNIKVHKDLLKNECPHIVVGTPGRILALTRDKDLSLKNVRHFILDECDKMLESLDMRKDVQDIFKMTPHDKQVMMFSATLSKEIRPVCKKFMQDPMEIYVDDEAKLTLHGLVQHYIKLKEEEKNRKLNDLLDALDFNQVVIFVKSVSRAAELDKLLVECNFPSICIHSGMSQEERLKRYKGFKEGHTRILVATDLVGRGIDIERVNIVINYDMPDSADTYLHRVGRAGRFGTKGLAITFVSCSTDVDVLNNVQSRFEVDIKQLPEQIDTSTYMPS